The Pieris napi chromosome 14, ilPieNapi1.2, whole genome shotgun sequence genomic interval GAATTGGGAGTTGTCAAACCTTTATTGAGTTTCATTAAGCCTGAGATACCTATATCATTTCTACGTAATGTGACATGGGTTATTGTGAACCTGTGCAGAAGTAAGGATCCCCCACCACCAATCAAGACTATCCAAGAAATTCTACCTGCTCTTAATGTACTCATCACCCACAGTGACATCAACGTAAGTTCAGTGACTTGTTTATCTTATCTATTAATTGTTTCTAATTGGTTgagagaatttttaaattttgaagcaGGAGTTGCTTATCTAAATATCAAATAagcaatttctttaaattctttagtattaattattgataataaacttttaagaAAAACATACTTCAAGTATGCTAGCTTTCAGGGTTGAGACTACATTCCAAAATATGGGAGATTCCCAAATCttactattttttaagttttgtattattttagattctCCTCTTGAGAATTTAAGCATTCTAATGCTCTGTGTATTACTATTTTGATGGCATATTATTAGAtactttgttaaattatttaaattacctttAATAAATGGTAGTGTTAGTTAATCTGTATATATAACTAACAAATATATCTTTGCTTTTCAGATACTTGTAGACACAGTATGGGCTATCAGCTATTTAACGGATGGGGGCAATGATCAGATCCAGATGGTTATAGACTCGGGTATTGTGCCCAAACTAATCCCTCTTCTCTCACACAAAGAGGTGAAGTGCCAGACGGCAGCTTTAAGGGCTGTGGGCAACATTGTAACAGGCACAGACGAACAAACTCAAGTTGTTCTTAACTGTGATGCATTGTCGCACTTCCCAGCCTTGCTCTCACATCAggtaaacaaaatgttattagaAAATGTTGATAATGCTTGTGTAATTAAAGAGTTTTCAGTGTTCTTGACACTTCATAGAGAAAGCATTGttgctttaaattaaaacatgatttattattgtttaatccCATTGTATTATCTCCTCTTGGAATATCtagatacataataaatatgtttcttatttttatttttggtgaTTTTCGGAAGTGCTTTTTACCTTTGGTGTCATGAAATAATGTAACTTGTAAATATCACTAATACAATAATGAACAAACCAACCAAACAAATGTATGGTATACtattaaaagatataaaaacaGTCTATTGGCATATatccaatatttattttcaatcagattttttgtttaacacaTGCTACTTATAAATACTGGGATAAAGATGTTTTGATATCACCTTCTCTATTGTATTGTATCATATTCATTATATTCAGATGTATTGATTTGTcaacatacataaaataatacataagcATGGATGACTGCAGTACAATCAGGCTTTATTTACAACCTAACTTACGTCTTGTTTctgttatataaatgtttacatatagattttgaaaatattattaatacagtattaaaaattaagtgtTTCATACCTCTTAGTAGAGTCAGAAATAGAAACGTTGTGGTGTTTTAGTTGCAGCAGTGctaaactatttatatattgacaACGCTGTTACGTCATTATAGTTTGACAGTAATCAACTTAATATGGaagttataaagtaaaatttttgttaagaaataaaattacggtaatgcaaaatttaaaaaaaaaaacaaaattcaaaaatcatttcatCATATAGGTagcacattgtacacttatgacttgtcagtaaagaaagacatattaatgcttctaatgttacatttactgccagttctcaaatcaagggcatagaacggaagagaaggactggcaataaactctccgccactctttttaatcgccatgttttttttttacacaacaaatattaaataacaattatatttgttcCCATAATAGAGACTtacagaaaaatttaattatgtttctcatataaatctatataattaCAGAAAGAAAAGATCTGCAAAGAAGCAGTGTGGTTCTTGTCAAACATAACGGCTGGTAATAAACAGCAAGTACAGGCAGTTATTGACGCTGGTCTCCTGCCCAAGATCGTGGAAAACCTCAGCAAGGGTGAATTCCAGACACAAAAGGAGGCAGCTTGGGCAGTTTCCAACTTATGTATCAGTGGTACGAAGGAGCAAGTAGCCACTCTAATCCAATGTGGAGTTATACCCCCTCTGTGCAATCTCCTCGCGTGCAAGGATACACAAGTTATTAATGTGAGTATATTCTTCACCTAAAtacttttaactatatttcTAAGTTctaatcagtggcgcttcaacctttttaggtctggggtTCAGATTTCTGCAACTGTTTCAGGgagcattcaagtattacgtcacgcaatttttggagattattgacattccccccccccccccatgtaacgcgcggTAACgttacccaagtatagtaaaacgtttcgtgaccacctagtgactctttatacctaaagttcccattatgtggtgtaaagtattggaaagtcgaaaataatattaacaattcaaTTACCGCACCGCATCGTAaggttttacaaaaggacacACACCCCCATCCCCCGatttgttacgtaatacttgaacgctccctcatgatcatttgtcaatataatggggaagtaggtgatcagcctccagtgacTGACACTTGCTGTTTTTGGGTCAGTAACGCAAGCCGGTGTCTTGACGAAGTTTTCCTTCAATATTTGatcgaattttaaatgcgcacatagaaagaaagagtTCTAATAGCCtagtatatatttcttttaatattttcaacttATTCTTGCTTTATTCTTActgttaagaaaaaaattgctaaGAATCTATGGGATTTCCACACttgtcataaaaataaaataaatctagtGGCGCtccaacctctttaggtctgggcctcagatttctaaatctgtttcatgatcatatttcaatctaataggcaagtagtgaTCAGccacctgtgcctgacacacgccgtcaactttttgtgtctaagacatgtcggtttcctcccttcaccgttcgatcgATTGTTTAATGCACACAAGTAAAAATGTCCATTGatgtacagccggggatcgaacctacgacctcaggtataaAAGTCGcccgctgaagccactaggacaACACTGCTCGCACACTTGTCATATTAACTGCAGAAAATTAATTGGAGACCATGCTTGATTAAgttcaaaattataatatttgtattttaaaatccgTAGGTGGTACTAGACGGTCTCTCTAACATGCTAAAGATGGCCGGAGACAGTGCAGAACAAGTGGCCAACATGATTGAGGAATGCGGAGGTATCGACAAGATTGAGGAACTGCAGTCTCATGAGAAAGTGGAGATTTACAAGATGGCGTATGATATCATTGAGCAGTACTTTGCGGACGAGGTAagtcttttaatatttgtccACTGCTTTAAGCTATCCGGTCGCctaactccaaaaaagtacattgtttctttccatttttcatcATCGGTCCTTGAAGTAAGgcaaatggaaaaaatatatggggGAGAATttgattcattttatgacgaaaatgtatatagaacatgattttgaaatttacacgatatattttatcgcaagccaagaCAAACcaattgataaaattacattaatttgatgttttacataactaattgttattacgggccggtGCGCCTCAGTACTCCAGCACTCCACTGCGCACCGCAGTCTACatcaattcgtgctgggatagggccttaagtCAAAAAGCTCCAAAACATGTTTTGTCCCCCTTACCCTCAGTCAAACCCAAAACTGCCATTACTCGAAATCTCaaccataaaatttaacagGGCTTCTGTACTCGAACTTagcaatgttttattttacaactcTTTCAACTTGATAATTTAAACAGTTTATATTTCGAAgtaaaataagttaataacTAAGGATTTGCTGACAATGTATGACCATCATTTCCTGGAAGATagtaatatacaataaatattattaccacAAAATAGTAATGTACAATAAATAGTATTACCACAAAATAGTAATAtaccataaatattattaccacaaaatagtaatatacaataaatagtattaccacaaaatagtaatataccataaatattattaccacaaaatagtaatatacaataaatagtattaccacaaaatagtaatataccataaatattattaccacaaaatagtaatatacaataaatattattaccacaaaatagtaatatacaataaatagtattaccacaatagaaatatacaataaatagtattatCACAAAAGGAATTTATGACTCATGTTAACATGTGCTTGTTTGATGTCAGGGCTTTATTTTGGGAGCTTTATGTTTGATGTCATTTGAACTACATCAGTTGAAAACTCTAGAAACTAGAACtttttggcgtctcccttTATCTTAAAGTTATAGAGGTCCTACTCTACTagctttataatttaatatctattgTAATTTTGGATTTCTTAGTATCAGCATTAAATACTAAGCCAAATTGGCGGTGAAACAAGAATTAGtttggaaataaaatactgATGTAGTACCCCAAGTAATATTAAGGAGGCGCATAGCTTTGAACATCTTAAAAAAACTGATAATATGCATGTAGCATGATGTAAATGATATTGTCTCAGTTCCCAGTGAATTAacattaggttaggtttttatttttttaatctaagtGGCGTTTGTGATCAGGTTAGGTTAAAATTTGTACATTCTTTCATTCATTTCACAAATCATGGGACATGGTGGTGGTGGGGATGAAATCTGTTCGTAGTTCAAATCGGCAGCTCTACACACGAGGCTATCTAGGGTGCCACTTCCCAGATATCTAGCTGTCTATCTGTAAATTTccttcaatataaaaattttgtataactATAGATAGTGCAGTGTTCAGATTATAAATTCCCATCTATTAAATTTCCAATGAAGATTTTCATTCGGCACAAACATAACGAAATTATGTTCTTATTGCACTTCACTTAGAAATTTGTTCAAGGAAATCGATATTTTGACGGTACCTTCCCAATATATTTACAACTGTATCGTTTTTGTGCGTAGTAATATTAGTTCTCTTTTAAAGAACAGCGACATTCACAATAGGAATACAAGAAATAGGGGAAAACTTTTCCAGCCGTCTTACAGGTtgcagaaaataaatacttcatttaTGGGCCTAAGTATACGCTGCTATAACATGATTCCTAATGAAATATTGGAACTGCctttaaacagattcaaaacacAGTCAATGACTACCTGGAAGATAAAAACGCTTGGCAATAGTTCTAATTATAgtcttataatttgatttgttatctttgaagtgttatgaatatgtgtgtaatggtgaatgtggtaaatcacagaacagattttttttttttacttatgtaactttaatgacgttgtggtttatgacattttcctttgaataattgtaatgtagagggagggtaaaacttgcccgttcttctcagaacaacgcctcctggtagttttgcgaacggatggcgtagtcttgttctttcgtgaattttgtaaacgttgttgacattcataagctctaagaagcatctaaattaaataaacgtattttgattttgattgattggGAAATGTAAATTTGCAGGAAGAAGACGCGACCCTCGTGCCTCCGACGGCGGAACAATCTTTCCAGTTCGAGCCGGCGCCGAGCGGTCCCCAAGACGGCTTCCGCTTTTAGACTTAGCCCCACGCCCCCACAACCGCACACATCGACGTCCCATACCCCGCGACGGGAATAACTCCGTTCAAATGGGATTCGATGAATTGCCCCCGGGTTTCCCCTTTGAATGctgttattgatatttttaattatgtatagtGATTGTTATGCGAATTGAGTCGATGTGTGCTTTAGGTGGTTcgacgagcgaatgttaatttTGATCGGTCGTCGGTCCACGCGAGCAAAAAGGCCTTAGCACCGTGATCGTTGTAAAATTCgcgttttttaattattaaatttgactaTCGGTGCTACGGTTTCGTTGTGATACAGACTGTATTGTGATGTttgaggattttttttttcatcttttcaTCGGGCTAGAGTTGTGAGAGCCAATTTAAGTATTTGAAGTGCAAAATGCATttggatttttattgtttttttaaatctaataaatctgttgttgtgttttaaaaaagaaaactagtaattataaattttttttaattacctacAAAGTAGTTTCTATTGAGAAATTCATAATTGGGACAGTTTTGTCTTAtacactaataaaaaaattattgctaATTGTCTTAAatgttatttgaaataaactttacattgtgtattttttttattctaatcgAAAAGTAGTTACTAAGAACTGTGTTCACTCTAAATTCTAACGATGTCTAGGTAATAAGGTCTCCGAAATTGAAGAAAATTCTCACGTCTTTAGCCCCTAGAACGGACGACATAGCTAAGTAAGTCCGGACATCTAGTGTACTCCGCTTACACATTGCTTTTGATAACATAGTATTTATGTTTCGACTTAACTCAGGTGGGACACGTGATTATGTTCGAAATGAACCCATTTGTAactatattacaataaattctgTCCAATTATTAAGTGTTTTATTAACCCAAGTATATGGAAGGTAGTGAGTCGCGGAATGTGCTGGTTTTCTGTAACAAAGTGTATggattagtttttgagtaAAATGCatgctttttatattttaaagtactaaaaatattaagtttaaaaattaatttctactAAAAAAAAGTCGAAAGCCCTGTATTCGCTTCCCAGCGAAGTTATCGAGTTCGTAAGGTTAAATTTGAACCACATCTAATGGTTTTGTAATTATcaagacaaaaataatttttaataaaaaacaaatatttaaaatctttctAATTAGAGGCTGTCAATTAATCACGTGAGGTTCGAAAATGGGGGGGGAGGTGTTCGGCAAAAAATCACGAAATATCACAAGGTGGAGGAAGGGTATAGTAAGATATCACGTGTACTTATTTTTTCGTCAAACTCGTGATTTCTAAACGGAAAAGCGGCTTAGGAAAAAAAACGATCTGTAGATCGAGAGAGATTCTCTGCGTAGTGCGCGTGATGACGCCGAGTGGCTTGATGAAACCGACGTTGATCTTCAACAAAGTACAGTGCCAACTGACTTGCAAGGTGCTTATCCAGTTGTTAGTATTGAAGAAAGTCTTGCTAATCTGTGGCAATGTACATTAAATATGTTCATGTACTAATACAACATGATTTTCgcataaattgttaaaaaaacatcacGTGATTAATGGACAGCCCCTTAGTAGGTACACCtgtatactataaaatatatattgatcAACGGATAATTCtagaaataaattcatttcacAATTAAGAATACATTAATACGTCTATCATTTTGTTAGTTACCTACCATTTTCTTTAGCTCGCATGCGTAGCATTTAACCCCGCTGTGATAGGACTCCTGCACTGAATCAGCGTACCTTGAAGCTAATCTCGTGTTAAGCGAATTCACATCGTAAAATTGGCCCACTTTGTGCTGGAAACTGCAAAGATAATAATCCTATATTCTCTGAAAGAAAggtgattattatatttgtaattaatgaaGAATGTTTTTAAGCTAATCTGTCAAAACTGGCTATTTACGCAGGAGCCTAAAGTATAAAAACTACCCTCTTCTCCATACTCTAGTACtttaagggtgagatctatagtgcgcacttggactttgctcagactttacttacgaaaaacactaaggttaaactatgatttagtatatttatagacattttaacggtgagattaagctaagctcaagctaagacagaaattgatgtttcatttcatgcaataccttctttattatcctttaaaaaagtaaagaatggttgtagttaagtctgagcaaagtctaagtgcgcactatagatctcaccctaagtaTGTTAAGAGGCGCAGGACGCTCTATATATTCACCTACAAACGGAAGTATCCCAACTCCAAAGTGAAGGCCTAATACCATATTTTTTCAGCCCCACCCGGGATTCGAACTCGAGTCATGATCAGCTGAACGTGCTAACCACTAAACCAagcatatatatgtaatattatttatttagcacaagaattaaataatattaacaaaaacgcTGCAACGGGCGGTCTCATCGCTActgagcgatctcttccaggcaaccctaaatCCTAATAGTTAATGC includes:
- the LOC125055866 gene encoding importin subunit alpha-3 — its product is MATDPAKNRMHVFKNTGKDVDEMRRRRNEVTVELRKNKREESLQKRRNVPISDSTDEDEIERTLASTDLRELVMNAANADNPEVQLSAVQQCRKLLSSDKNPPIDELISTGILPILVVCLSRADNPTLQFEAAWALTNIASGTSAQTNKVVHAGAVPWFLQLLMSPHENVCEQAVWALGNIIGDGPILRDFVVELGVVKPLLSFIKPEIPISFLRNVTWVIVNLCRSKDPPPPIKTIQEILPALNVLITHSDINILVDTVWAISYLTDGGNDQIQMVIDSGIVPKLIPLLSHKEVKCQTAALRAVGNIVTGTDEQTQVVLNCDALSHFPALLSHQKEKICKEAVWFLSNITAGNKQQVQAVIDAGLLPKIVENLSKGEFQTQKEAAWAVSNLCISGTKEQVATLIQCGVIPPLCNLLACKDTQVINVVLDGLSNMLKMAGDSAEQVANMIEECGGIDKIEELQSHEKVEIYKMAYDIIEQYFADEEEDATLVPPTAEQSFQFEPAPSGPQDGFRF